CCTTTGCGATCTGATGCAATCCGGGAGAGACTTCGATCCCGACGATTTGCTTGAACGGCGAAATGCTGGCCAGCAAGAGCGCGCGTCCCATACCCGCGCCGACATCGATGAAGGTGGAAGCGCGCACCACCTCGCCGGGTAGGGCCGACGCGAGCGCGTGAAAGTCCGCGACCGGGATCGCCTCGTAGTGGGTCGCGTGTGCGTGCGCGTCGCCGACGAATTCCGGATCCAGATCGTCGAGAAAAAGGATCGCTTGCGTCGTTACGCCGTGCTCGCGATCGAACCGGCGACCGGCCGAACGTTCACCGTTGCTCACCGACGCGGTATTCGTCACCGCGAGTGCGAACACCGCGGGGAATGAAACGGCCGTACCGTCCGGGCGATTGGTTTGCGATCCCGCTCGGCGATGGCCGGTACGCGGTGGGCATCGTCGCTCGAGGAACGCGCAAAGCCATCGCCGGCTACGTCTTCGGCGAATGCTTCGAGGGCGTGCCATCGCAGCATCAGGTAGCGGAGCTCGACGCGAGCCGAGCGCTCTGGAGCGGGTCGTTCAGCGATCGCGCCATGGTGGAAGATCGTTGGCCGGTTATCGGCGGGCATGCAGCGTTCGCTTCGAGCGACTGGCCGCTCGAACCGGCGTATCGGCGCGTGCTCTCGCCTCTGGTGCTGGAACGGTTGGTCGCGACCGGAGCGCTCCCGAGCCATCGGCGGGTAGTGCGCGATCTGTACGCGGCGGTCGATGCGGCCGCGCTCGAACGACTTCCGGACGATACGCAATTGCAGTGGCGTAGCCCGCCATCGTCGCAATCGCTCGAAGCGGTTGCCGCGTGGATTGCAACCCGCCCGCATGCGAGCATTCGACTCTACGGCGACGCGCTCGCGAGCCTTGCCGAGTTCGCGCGTATGCCGCACGTGAGAACGCTGATCGTGGGCGAAGGCGATCTGCCGGCGACGCTCCCGGTGTTCTCCGACGTTCGACGGTTGGAACTGGAGCAGATGCTCCCGGCGGCCCGGCTCGTGCGAGCGTTCCCGCGCGCGATCGCGCTGCGCGTGGCGGCGGGAGATTCCGCAATCGATATGGGCCCTTTGGAAACGTTAGACGAGCTGCGTGTGCTGGATTGCAGTGGCGGCGTAGTCGAAGGATTGGAGTCGCTCGCGCGCATGCCTCAACTGGCGGCGTTACGGCTTTCGCGCACGCGTGGCTTGCCGAGCGTGGACGTCTTCGCGGAGACGCGCATTCGCGCGTTGTCCTTGGAGCACGACGTGCGGCTTACGAGCTTGGTACCGCTCGCGCGCATGAGCGAGCTCGAGCAATTGGAGCTGCGGGGCCTGTGGCAGTTCAACGTCGCCGATATGCGCTGGCTCGCGGCGTGCCGCACCCTGCGGCGAACGACGATCGATATCGGCGGGCGGCGAAAAAATGTCGAAATATATCGGCGCGCCGTTTGGGCGGCGGCGTGGCCCTTCGCGTGGATCGCTAAGGAGAGTTGCGAGACGTACGGCTCAACTCGTTAGCCCGAATGAAGCGTAAGATTTCGTCGATCGCCGCGGCGCTGGGATTTCGGAACGAGAGGCTGTGCACGTAGCGTCCGCGCGAGTTGCGGATGCCGGGCAAGGGCGACGCCAGCAAGGAGAGCGGCATAAACGGTACCGCCGTGCGAAGTTCATCGTTGGGGAGCGAGATATTTACGTTGATGTTCCATTCGCGGCGCAAAATCTGATCCGTGATGATGCGCATACCGCCCGTGCTCAAATCCAGCGCCAGCGCTTCGTAGGTAACGCCCGGTTGTTCGGGCACCGTGTAGCGAACGGGGAAACTCGCGACCGTGCGCACGCAGGAGCGCTGTTCGAGCAAGCGCTTCGCAGGCGGTGGCGGGCCCACGGATACGTGCGCGCCTTTGAGCGCGCGTAACCGCTCCTCGCTAATGAAACGCGAGAGTTCCTCGCGTTCGGTCTCGCCGGCCATCTCGAAGGCGATGCCGTAGTGGTAGGTGTGGTCGTGCTTCGTGTGCCGGGTTTTCTTGATTGTGCCCATCAGCACGAGGTCGGTCAGGCCGGGGCGCGGGAGGTTGAGACGCACCGGAAGGCGCGTTTGTATCTGGACCGCGGCATCGATCCGGCACCCGCCTCCGGAGATATTAACCAGCGTAGCCGGCAGCGTTTCGCGAACGCCCGCCACCCGGACGTGGATGGTGGCGTGCACGGGCTGACGGTGGTAGGCGCGCTCATCGAGTGACATCGTGGCGACTCCGTGCCTGTGGCACCGGCACCAACAGGGTGTGCCGACCCCCTCCTAACGATGCAGCACCCCGCTTGGATTTGTCGAGTGC
The genomic region above belongs to Candidatus Dormiibacterota bacterium and contains:
- a CDS encoding class I SAM-dependent methyltransferase, producing MSNGERSAGRRFDREHGVTTQAILFLDDLDPEFVGDAHAHATHYEAIPVADFHALASALPGEVVRASTFIDVGAGMGRALLLASISPFKQIVGIEVSPGLHQIAKENLSRAHGITQRCRDLRVVRADARLWNYPPGDLVVFLYNPFDEIALAQCIGAIVHSRAKDDRVHLIYHTPVHEEALRPFGCEELARHPFGAVFRLRGAGES
- a CDS encoding Imm26 family immunity protein, producing MKRPYRPGDWFAIPLGDGRYAVGIVARGTRKAIAGYVFGECFEGVPSQHQVAELDASRALWSGSFSDRAMVEDRWPVIGGHAAFASSDWPLEPAYRRVLSPLVLERLVATGALPSHRRVVRDLYAAVDAAALERLPDDTQLQWRSPPSSQSLEAVAAWIATRPHASIRLYGDALASLAEFARMPHVRTLIVGEGDLPATLPVFSDVRRLELEQMLPAARLVRAFPRAIALRVAAGDSAIDMGPLETLDELRVLDCSGGVVEGLESLARMPQLAALRLSRTRGLPSVDVFAETRIRALSLEHDVRLTSLVPLARMSELEQLELRGLWQFNVADMRWLAACRTLRRTTIDIGGRRKNVEIYRRAVWAAAWPFAWIAKESCETYGSTR
- a CDS encoding PilZ domain-containing protein, with product MSLDERAYHRQPVHATIHVRVAGVRETLPATLVNISGGGCRIDAAVQIQTRLPVRLNLPRPGLTDLVLMGTIKKTRHTKHDHTYHYGIAFEMAGETEREELSRFISEERLRALKGAHVSVGPPPPAKRLLEQRSCVRTVASFPVRYTVPEQPGVTYEALALDLSTGGMRIITDQILRREWNINVNISLPNDELRTAVPFMPLSLLASPLPGIRNSRGRYVHSLSFRNPSAAAIDEILRFIRANELSRTSRNSP